One stretch of Segatella copri DNA includes these proteins:
- a CDS encoding sugar phosphate nucleotidyltransferase encodes MQLILLSGGSGKRLWPLSNNARSKQFLPLLEKENGEMESMVQRVVRQAQEANLTNDITLATNASQLDIIQNQLGERVSVVTEPERRDTFPAIALAASYLKLKKKCEDDEVVVIMPCDPYTELEYFHTIARMVECVEKNVADLVLMGIKPTYPSAKYGYVVPFAEGEKYQIVKRFTEKPDVPTAEKLLEEGAYWNGGVFAFRLGYMMQIVRKYMQSENFEDTRARYSEFPKISFDYEVAEKAESVAVVPFNGEWKDLGTWNTLTDELHHASIGNAVMGSHCENTHVINELQLPLYVDGLKDAVVAASPDGIFVCAKKYSEDIKKAVEHLTPRPMYEERRWGTYRVIDDSEYADGNHSLTKSITLKPGKNISYQLHHHRSEVWTFVEGEGIFVLDGEEKHVKAGDTVVIPLEHYHAIKAITQLTFIEVQNGNPLVEEDIERFDYQWKMK; translated from the coding sequence GTGGTACGTCAGGCTCAGGAAGCAAATCTGACCAACGATATTACGCTTGCTACAAATGCCAGTCAGCTGGATATCATCCAGAACCAGCTGGGAGAGCGGGTTTCTGTGGTTACCGAACCGGAGAGGCGTGATACTTTCCCTGCTATCGCTTTAGCTGCAAGTTATCTGAAACTGAAGAAGAAATGTGAGGATGATGAGGTTGTGGTTATTATGCCTTGTGATCCTTATACCGAGTTGGAATATTTCCATACCATAGCCCGTATGGTGGAGTGTGTGGAGAAAAACGTCGCCGACCTCGTGCTGATGGGTATCAAACCTACTTATCCAAGTGCAAAATATGGTTATGTGGTTCCTTTTGCTGAAGGAGAGAAGTATCAGATAGTGAAGAGATTTACCGAGAAACCGGATGTGCCTACAGCAGAGAAACTCCTGGAGGAGGGTGCTTACTGGAATGGTGGTGTCTTCGCTTTCCGTTTGGGCTATATGATGCAGATTGTACGTAAGTATATGCAGAGTGAGAACTTTGAAGATACTCGTGCAAGATATAGCGAATTTCCAAAAATCTCTTTCGACTACGAGGTGGCGGAGAAGGCTGAATCGGTAGCGGTAGTACCGTTTAATGGTGAATGGAAGGACCTGGGTACCTGGAATACACTCACTGATGAGCTGCATCATGCCAGCATCGGTAATGCGGTGATGGGAAGTCATTGCGAGAATACGCATGTCATCAACGAACTCCAGTTGCCTCTGTATGTGGATGGCTTGAAGGATGCTGTTGTTGCAGCGAGTCCTGATGGCATCTTCGTCTGTGCAAAGAAATATTCCGAGGACATCAAGAAGGCGGTAGAACATCTTACTCCGCGTCCGATGTATGAGGAAAGAAGGTGGGGTACTTATCGGGTGATTGACGATTCTGAGTATGCTGACGGCAATCATTCGCTAACCAAGAGTATTACCTTGAAGCCAGGTAAGAATATCAGTTATCAGCTTCATCACCATCGTTCAGAGGTGTGGACATTCGTAGAAGGTGAGGGCATCTTTGTACTTGATGGTGAGGAGAAACATGTGAAGGCTGGTGATACCGTGGTGATTCCTCTGGAGCATTATCATGCCATCAAGGCGATTACACAGCTGACTTTCATCGAAGTTCAGAATGGTAATCCACTGGTTGAGGAGGATATTGAAAGATTCGATTATCAATGGAAAATGAAATAA
- a CDS encoding co-chaperone GroES, with product MNIKPLADRVLVLPAPAEEKVGGIIIPDTAKEKPQRGKVVATGKGTKDEEMILKEGDTVLYGKYAGTELEFDGTKYIMMRQSDVLAVVEE from the coding sequence ATGAACATTAAACCATTAGCAGACAGAGTGCTGGTACTTCCTGCACCAGCTGAAGAAAAAGTAGGTGGAATTATTATCCCTGATACAGCAAAAGAGAAACCACAGCGTGGTAAGGTCGTTGCTACAGGTAAGGGTACGAAAGACGAAGAGATGATTCTCAAAGAAGGTGATACCGTACTCTATGGTAAGTACGCTGGCACAGAACTCGAATTCGATGGTACTAAATATATCATGATGCGTCAGAGCGATGTACTCGCTGTAGTAGAAGAGTAA